The sequence TCGTCGGCGTGCAGGATTTTGCCTTCATGGGCGGCTCTATGGGGCTGGCCGTCGGACAGGCCTTTGTTGACGGGGCCAAGCGGGCGCTGAAGGACCAGTGCCCCTATATCATCTTCACCGCAGCCGGTGGCGCGCGGATGCAGGAAGGCATTTTGTCGCTGATGCAGATGCCCAAGACCACGGTGGCGATCTCGATGCTGCGCGAAGCGGGTATCCCGTTCATCGTCGTGCTGACCGATCCGACCACCGGCGGCGTCACCGCCAGCTATGCGATGCTCGGCGATGTGCATATTTCCGAGCCGGGTGCGATGATCGGCTTTGCCGGCCAGCGGGTGATCGAGAATACGATCCGCGAGAAGCTGCCGGAAGGGTTCCAGACGGCGGAATATCTGCTCGAGCACGGCATGGTCGACATGGTCGTGCACCGCAAGGAACTGCGCGAGAAGCTGGCCCACGTCATGGGCTATCTGATGGCATGGAAAGACGCGGCCTAAATCCCCCTCCCGCTCGCGGGAGGGGTTAGGGGTGGGAACATCCTCCATGACCATGGCAGCTTTTTCAAATAATCTGGCCCACCCCCGGCCCCTCCCGCGAGCGGGAGGGGAGTGATGGCAGACGGCGCCCGTTCCGATTCCCCGGCGGTCCAGAAACAGCTCGACCGGCTGGAAATGCTCTCTCCCGGGCGCGATGTGCTGGGGCTGGAGCGGATTCGCGAGATTCTGGCGCGCCTCGACAATCCGCAGGACAGACTGCCCCCCGTTTTCCACGTCGCCGGTACCAACGGCAAAGGTTCGACTTGCGCCTTTCTGCGCGCGGCGATCGAGGCGGAAGGGCTCAAGGCGCATGTCTATACCAGCCCGCATCTGGTCCGGTTCAACGAGCGGATAAGGCTGGCTGGCAAGCTCATCGAGGACGACTATCTCGCCACTGTGCTCGCCCGGGTGCTCGACAGCAGTGAGGATATCAACCCGAGCTTCTTCGAGGCCACCACCGCCGCCGCATTTCTCGCCTTCGCCGAAACACCGGCCGATGCCTGCATATTGGAAGTCGGCCTCGGTGGCCGGCTCGACGCCACCAATGTCATCACCAGCCCGGTCGCAACCGGCATAGCCGCGCTCGGCATCGATCATGAAGGCTTTCTGCTAAGCCCGGAAGAGGGCACGCCGGACGATCCGATGACCCGCATCGCGTGGGAAAAAGCCGGTATCGCCAAGAAGAACGCACCCCTGCTGACGCAAAAATATGCTGCGGAAATGCTGCACGCCATCGCCGATCATGCTGCAGATGTCGGGGCGCAGCATTTTCCCCGCGGCGAGGAATGGGATGCGGCGATTTACGAAGGCCAGCTCCACTACAAGGATCATGCAGAAAAGCTCAACCTGCCCCTGCCCGCCTTGGTCGGCGCGCATCAGGCGGACAATGCCGCGCTAGCCATCGCGATGCTGCGCCATCAGGACAAGCTCGTCATCTCGGACGCCGCGCTCAAGGCGGCCATGGGCTGGGCGCAATGGCCCGGCCGGATGCATTTCCTGATTGCCGGACCGGTCACCCATCTCCTGCCATCCGACGCGGAAGTCTGGGTCGACGGCGGCCATAATGTCAGCGCCGGCCTGGCCCTCGCCAAATATTTTGCCGACTATGAAGCGGGGTCAATCAATCTGGTCATCGGCATGCTGTCCAACAAGGACCCGGCGGCGATCATCGCGCCGCTGCACGAAAAGCTCGCCAGTGTGACGGTGATCCCCGTCCCCGGCCATGAATCGCATACTCTCGCTGATTATCCGGAAGCCGGTGCGCCGATGACCGAAGCAAGCGATGTCACAGCCGCGCTCCGGTCCCTGTCAAACGGATCCGGCAAGACGGTCTTGATTGCAGGCTCGCTCTATCTGGCGGGCGAAGTGCTGAAAGCGAATGAACAAGTCCCCGATTAGGCGCCCTTCAACGCGGTCTGATCAATCCCCGACCTGGCCCCGAGACGCGAAATGCGTATCCATTCGATAATGCAGATTATCACTGCGATTCCACCCATGAGCGTGGTCAGGATGAATACCTGGAAATAACCCTGCTCCTCGATCATTTGGCCCAGTGCACCGCGGCCCAAGGTCCCGATCAGCATCGTAAGCGATGAAAGAAGCGCGTATTGGACCGCGCTATAGCCCTTGGCGACAATCGACGACAGATAGGCGACAAAGGCTGCTCCGGCGATACCGACCGCAATATTCTCACCGGCAATCGCCATCATCAGCTTCGCAAGCCCGGCATCCCCGCCAAGATTGGCAACCAGCCAGGTAAAGCCGGTTAAATCACTGACCGATTGCACCACTGCCCCGCCTCTAGCCAGATCGGCGTAGAGCAAGTTGGTCGCAGCTGCGAGCACAGCGCCCAGGGTAAGAGTCAACATGCGGCCCAGAGTGGTGAGCATATAGCCACCAGCCGCGAGACCGATCATCAACGCGCCGATTCCGAAGAATTTCGACGCCACGGCCACTTCGTCCTTGGTATATTGAAGCTCGCCCAGATAGAATGGATAGGCAAAGCTACCCCAGATAGAATCCGTGATGCGATAAGTCAGAACCAGACCCAATATGACGATCAGCGCCCAGCCCAGCCGACCGACAAATTCGGTGAGAGGAAGTACCAGCGCGCGATAGCCATGATCAAGAAATCGTCCGGCGGTCGATTCAGCGGGGACATCCTTGGTCAGAAGATATTGGCCCTTGCGTTCCAGGCGCACCAGAAATGCCGAAATGAGGACGGGAATGACAACCGTTGCCACTACGATCAGCGGCCCCATCGTTGAGATGAATGCTACGGAATCCGGTCGCGTCTCCGGATCGCTTCCCAGCGACCTGACCATGAAGGTTCCGACCGTCAGCAAGGCCCAGCCCCACAGGATTGCCACAGCCAGCAGCGCCCATCCTCGAACACGTGGATCAAGCTGGCCGGCTTTCCGCAGGCCGTGCTCGTCGGCCATTTCAGTGGCGGTCTGAACCTTTGTTTCTGCATCGGGCGCAAACAGGCCGGCAAAACCGATCAGAAGCATGACCGCTCCCATCGTCAGGTAAACGGTAGGCCAGTCGGTCCGCTCCGCAAGAAAGAGGGCGAATGCACCACCCACGAGTGCGGCGATCCGGTACCCCATTTGATAAACGGTCGAAAGTATATCTATGGTCGCGACTTCATCTGCGACATCGACCCGCCATGCATCGATGACAACATCCTGCGTAGCTGACGCAAAAGCACCTATTCCCGCCAGCAAGGAAAACCATCCGATGGACGAAACTGGATTCAGCATCGCGAGAATAACCAGAATCGCACCGAGCAATAGTTGCGCCGTAACGATCCATTGCTTGCGCTTTCCCAGCTTTTTTAGAAGCGGAACGTCGATCCGGTCAAGCGCTGGCGACCAAAGAAATTTGAATGCGTAGGCCAATCCGATGAGCGAAAAAACGCCCATTGTTTCTAGATCAACCTCGGCATCGGAGAGCCACGCATAGAGAGTCCCGAGAAGTAACGCGTAAGGTAAGCCCGCTGCAAAACCAAAGATTGTCATGAACAGCGTTTTGCGATTGCCCAGCGATGCAATGACTTTGCGCCAACCCGGCTTTTCGTTTGTTTCCGATGCGGTCACCCGATACTCCTTAACCCGTTAACTATCGCCACTTAACGGTTATCTCGGGAAGTCCAAAATGAATTCGCTGCCCCTCACCCTTCAATAAGCTTCGCGGCGACAATCGGTCCAGCCCCCGGCCGCTGCACGATGATCGCATAGCGGTCCGCGCCACTGATGTTCAGATCCTCGCGCGACAGGACAAATCGCGCCGGCTTGCCACGCCAGCTGCCGAGATTGCGCTCCGCCTTGACCACATTGACATAATGCATCGCCCGCCCGCCATTTTCGCCCCGCCCCACGCGCACGATCTCCGACGAGCTGAGCGCAATCAGGGATACGCCGGCGAGATAGGCGGACCGGCCGCTGATCGTGACGATCATCCGGCCCTTGCTGTCGGTTGAAGTGCTGATCCGTGGCCCGTTCCGGTCGGCCCGCCGGACCAGCGAGCGGACGTCATTTTCCCGCGATCCAACCGCGCTGCCGGCGCCGTTGACCACCATTTGCGGGGTGTAGACCCCCGAACCTTCATTGCCCTTCGCCGCATAGGCCCGCTGCAAGCGCGTATTTTCCTCGCGCGCCAGCGTGTCTTTCCAGCCGAGCCGGTCCCAGTAGGTCACCGGCCGCGTGATCACCAGCAGGGAGCCGTCTTTTGCCAGCCGTCTGGCGAGCACATCTGCGGGGGGACAGGACGAGCATCCCTGGCTGGTGAACAGCTCGATGACGACGGGATTGGAGTGTTCGCCATCGTCGGCCACCGCAACCGCGCTGGCAGCAGAGATCGGCGCCAGTTGCGCGCCGACGATGCCGGCAAATGCCGATCCGCCAATCAACGCGCCCATGATGATCTTGCTCATTTCCAACTCCGAACGGGTGACAATAGCTATTCGCGGCCATGAAACCAGAGGTTACAGATTGCAGCCAGCGCATTTTTCCGCCATGGAACCGCCCATGACCGAAGAGAAACCAGCCAAGATATATCGCGCAAAACCGACCCCCGGAGCGAAGGCCCCTGCAGCCGCCAAAGCGCCTGCGAGCGATGTGCGCGAAGGGCAGCGCATTGCCAAACTCCTGGCCCGCGCCGGCGTGGCCTCGCGCCGCGAGATCGAGCGGATGATCGAGGCCGGACGGATCGAGCTGAATGGCAATCTGGTGGAACATCCCTCGCTACTGCTTAAGAACCTGACGGGGATAACGGTGGACGGCAACCCGGTTGCCGAACCGGCCCCGGCCAAACTCTATCGCTTTCACAAGCCCAATGGCTATCTGACCGCGGAACGCGACTTTTCCGGCAAGAAGACGATTTATGACGTGCTTCCCGAAATGGAGCGGATCATGCCGATTGGCCGTCTCGACATGAACACCGAGGGCCTGCTGTTGATGACCACCGACGGCGAGTTCAAGCGGCAGATGGAATTGCCGAAAAACGGCATCGAACGGTCCTACCGGGCGCGGACCTTTGGCGATATCACCCAGAACCAGCTGGAAGAACTCTACCGTGGCATCACCATCGAGGGCATGCATTA comes from Sphingorhabdus sp. YGSMI21 and encodes:
- the accD gene encoding acetyl-CoA carboxylase, carboxyltransferase subunit beta; the protein is MSWLSNVRNKIASITKRETPDNLWHKCKKCEAMVFLKEYQDNMSICPKCDHHGRIGPMTRFAQIMDEGSWKLIPWAPVQEDPLKFKDQKKYTDRLKEARAKTGEQDALINVKGTIESIPCVVGVQDFAFMGGSMGLAVGQAFVDGAKRALKDQCPYIIFTAAGGARMQEGILSLMQMPKTTVAISMLREAGIPFIVVLTDPTTGGVTASYAMLGDVHISEPGAMIGFAGQRVIENTIREKLPEGFQTAEYLLEHGMVDMVVHRKELREKLAHVMGYLMAWKDAA
- a CDS encoding bifunctional folylpolyglutamate synthase/dihydrofolate synthase, giving the protein MADGARSDSPAVQKQLDRLEMLSPGRDVLGLERIREILARLDNPQDRLPPVFHVAGTNGKGSTCAFLRAAIEAEGLKAHVYTSPHLVRFNERIRLAGKLIEDDYLATVLARVLDSSEDINPSFFEATTAAAFLAFAETPADACILEVGLGGRLDATNVITSPVATGIAALGIDHEGFLLSPEEGTPDDPMTRIAWEKAGIAKKNAPLLTQKYAAEMLHAIADHAADVGAQHFPRGEEWDAAIYEGQLHYKDHAEKLNLPLPALVGAHQADNAALAIAMLRHQDKLVISDAALKAAMGWAQWPGRMHFLIAGPVTHLLPSDAEVWVDGGHNVSAGLALAKYFADYEAGSINLVIGMLSNKDPAAIIAPLHEKLASVTVIPVPGHESHTLADYPEAGAPMTEASDVTAALRSLSNGSGKTVLIAGSLYLAGEVLKANEQVPD
- a CDS encoding MFS transporter, yielding MTASETNEKPGWRKVIASLGNRKTLFMTIFGFAAGLPYALLLGTLYAWLSDAEVDLETMGVFSLIGLAYAFKFLWSPALDRIDVPLLKKLGKRKQWIVTAQLLLGAILVILAMLNPVSSIGWFSLLAGIGAFASATQDVVIDAWRVDVADEVATIDILSTVYQMGYRIAALVGGAFALFLAERTDWPTVYLTMGAVMLLIGFAGLFAPDAETKVQTATEMADEHGLRKAGQLDPRVRGWALLAVAILWGWALLTVGTFMVRSLGSDPETRPDSVAFISTMGPLIVVATVVIPVLISAFLVRLERKGQYLLTKDVPAESTAGRFLDHGYRALVLPLTEFVGRLGWALIVILGLVLTYRITDSIWGSFAYPFYLGELQYTKDEVAVASKFFGIGALMIGLAAGGYMLTTLGRMLTLTLGAVLAAATNLLYADLARGGAVVQSVSDLTGFTWLVANLGGDAGLAKLMMAIAGENIAVGIAGAAFVAYLSSIVAKGYSAVQYALLSSLTMLIGTLGRGALGQMIEEQGYFQVFILTTLMGGIAVIICIIEWIRISRLGARSGIDQTALKGA
- a CDS encoding DUF1223 domain-containing protein is translated as MSKIIMGALIGGSAFAGIVGAQLAPISAASAVAVADDGEHSNPVVIELFTSQGCSSCPPADVLARRLAKDGSLLVITRPVTYWDRLGWKDTLAREENTRLQRAYAAKGNEGSGVYTPQMVVNGAGSAVGSRENDVRSLVRRADRNGPRISTSTDSKGRMIVTISGRSAYLAGVSLIALSSSEIVRVGRGENGGRAMHYVNVVKAERNLGSWRGKPARFVLSREDLNISGADRYAIIVQRPGAGPIVAAKLIEG
- a CDS encoding pseudouridine synthase, whose translation is MTEEKPAKIYRAKPTPGAKAPAAAKAPASDVREGQRIAKLLARAGVASRREIERMIEAGRIELNGNLVEHPSLLLKNLTGITVDGNPVAEPAPAKLYRFHKPNGYLTAERDFSGKKTIYDVLPEMERIMPIGRLDMNTEGLLLMTTDGEFKRQMELPKNGIERSYRARTFGDITQNQLEELYRGITIEGMHYGPITANLERRTGRNQWIELTLTEGKNREVRRVLEHFGLEVSRLIRTRYGPFVLGDLEKGQIEVVRQHDLVQFRKSLK